A single Cellulomonas sp. SLBN-39 DNA region contains:
- a CDS encoding ABC transporter permease, with the protein MSLTAALGQRGAAPAPAPGGGRRPGYRGLVVPGVLYLVAFFVVPVGALLATSLYTSVPGGELGEYVPALRWQNYTEALAQFWPQLLRSFGFALVATLATLVIGYPMAYLIAVRARGRPTLQGVLLVLVVAPFFTSFILRTVAWKQILADDAAVVTALRWLHVLPPDGRLAATPAAVVIGLTYAFLPFMVLPLYAALERLDPRMLEAGADLYASPVTTFRTVTLPLSMPGVVAGTLLTFIPATGDYVNSSLLGNNTDTTMIGQVIDGRFFRVLDYPTAAALSVVLMVSILLLVTAYVRRTGTEDLV; encoded by the coding sequence GTGAGCCTCACTGCGGCGCTCGGCCAGCGCGGGGCGGCGCCCGCCCCGGCCCCGGGCGGCGGCCGGCGCCCGGGCTACCGCGGCCTGGTCGTGCCCGGCGTGCTGTACCTCGTGGCGTTCTTCGTCGTCCCTGTCGGCGCGCTGCTCGCGACGTCGCTGTACACGTCCGTCCCGGGCGGCGAGCTGGGCGAGTACGTGCCGGCGCTGCGGTGGCAGAACTACACCGAGGCGCTCGCGCAGTTCTGGCCGCAGCTGCTGCGCTCGTTCGGCTTCGCGCTCGTCGCGACGCTGGCCACCCTGGTGATCGGGTACCCGATGGCGTACCTGATCGCCGTGCGCGCCCGCGGACGGCCGACGCTGCAGGGCGTGCTGCTGGTGCTCGTCGTGGCGCCCTTCTTCACCAGCTTCATCCTGCGGACCGTCGCCTGGAAGCAGATCCTCGCCGACGACGCCGCGGTCGTGACCGCGCTGCGCTGGCTGCACGTGCTGCCGCCCGACGGGCGCCTGGCGGCCACCCCCGCGGCCGTCGTCATCGGCCTGACCTACGCCTTCCTGCCGTTCATGGTGCTGCCGCTGTACGCCGCCCTCGAACGGCTCGACCCGCGGATGCTCGAGGCCGGCGCCGACCTGTACGCCTCGCCGGTCACCACGTTCCGGACGGTCACGCTGCCGCTGTCGATGCCCGGCGTCGTCGCCGGGACGCTGCTGACGTTCATCCCCGCGACCGGGGACTACGTGAACTCCTCGCTGCTGGGCAACAACACCGACACCACGATGATCGGCCAGGTCATCGACGGGAGGTTCTTCCGCGTGCTCGACTACCCGACCGCCGCGGCGCTGTCGGTCGTGCTGATGGTCTCGATCCTGCTGCTCGTCACGGCGTACGTGCGGCGCACCGGCACCGAGGACCTCGTGTGA
- a CDS encoding ABC transporter ATP-binding protein: MAAVEEAVAPVRTQHGAALEIAGVTKRFGAFVAVDDLTLTVPSGSFFALLGPSGCGKTTTLRMVAGLERPTAGTISLAGRDVTDAPPHRRPVNTVFQSYALFPHLSVGENVAFGLRRTRAAEVARRVREGLELVELAHLADRRPGQLSGGQQQRVALARAIVNRPALLLLDEPLGALDLKLRRQMQLELKRIQSEVGLTFVHVTHDQEEAMSMADTVAVMNGGRIEQMGAPADLYELPRTAFVANFLGQSNLVPGTVVETGGDVLGVDVAGQRLLVRADRAVRTTGDVLVGVRPEKVRLLDADAGTDGPGPDEDVLGPGTVVDVAFTGVSTQYQVALDGGLGTFGVFAQNLGGGTRAPGDRVRLAWQHGHTFALDGHDAPAAGTVDLDGEP, translated from the coding sequence GTGGCCGCTGTCGAGGAGGCCGTGGCACCGGTGCGCACGCAGCACGGTGCCGCGCTCGAGATCGCGGGCGTCACCAAGCGCTTCGGGGCGTTCGTCGCGGTCGACGACCTCACCCTGACGGTCCCGTCGGGCAGCTTCTTCGCGCTGCTCGGCCCGTCGGGGTGCGGCAAGACCACGACGCTGCGGATGGTCGCCGGGCTCGAGCGGCCCACCGCGGGGACGATCAGCCTGGCCGGTCGCGACGTGACGGACGCGCCGCCGCACCGGCGCCCGGTCAACACCGTCTTCCAGAGCTATGCGCTGTTCCCGCACCTGAGCGTGGGGGAGAACGTGGCGTTCGGGCTGCGCCGGACCCGCGCCGCGGAGGTCGCGCGCCGGGTCCGCGAGGGGCTGGAGCTCGTCGAGCTGGCGCACCTGGCCGACCGCCGCCCGGGCCAGCTGTCGGGCGGTCAGCAGCAGCGGGTCGCCCTGGCCCGGGCGATCGTCAACCGGCCGGCGCTGCTGCTGCTGGACGAGCCGCTCGGGGCGCTCGACCTCAAGCTGCGCCGGCAGATGCAGCTCGAGCTCAAGCGCATCCAGTCCGAGGTCGGCCTGACGTTCGTGCACGTGACCCACGACCAGGAGGAGGCCATGTCGATGGCCGACACCGTGGCCGTGATGAACGGCGGGCGGATCGAGCAGATGGGCGCACCGGCGGACCTGTACGAGCTGCCGCGCACGGCGTTCGTCGCGAACTTCCTCGGGCAGTCGAACCTCGTGCCGGGCACCGTGGTGGAGACCGGCGGCGACGTGCTCGGCGTGGACGTGGCCGGGCAGCGGCTGCTCGTGCGGGCCGACCGCGCGGTGCGCACGACCGGTGACGTGCTCGTCGGTGTCCGCCCGGAGAAGGTCCGCCTCCTCGACGCGGACGCCGGGACGGACGGGCCCGGGCCGGACGAGGACGTGCTGGGTCCCGGCACGGTCGTCGACGTCGCGTTCACCGGCGTCTCCACGCAGTACCAGGTGGCGCTCGACGGCGGCCTCGGCACGTTCGGCGTCTTCGCCCAGAACCTCGGGGGCGGCACGCGGGCCCCGGGGGACCGGGTCCGCCTCGCGTGGCAGCACGGGCACACGTTCGCGCTCGACGGGCACGACGCGCCCGCCGCGGGCACGGTCGACCTGGACGGCGAGCCGTGA